In Acetobacteroides hydrogenigenes, a single window of DNA contains:
- a CDS encoding 4Fe-4S binding protein, with protein MRFSNIRAKFPQLIVLLVIISLIGIRSIENSSKTKGQTVLVANNDILSCLKEIVPEVTAIENDGAEQWILKDKNSITVGKAVIAQQTTSKIIGYSGPIPMVIALDKNDNVKALGLLPNDETPSFIDVVVAKGFLKKWNGLSVNQAVAMDMDAVSGATYSSTAINETVKQRLAEYSKATAVARKADIKMIVTYCSILLVLLYALAFYCFPKQMNKYRITLLILSIGVLGIAYGSFLSIKLIGGWFIQGVSLKNQIIFVTMAILAFMLPFLFGKNFYCTYVCPFGASQELLGKINPKKLELPKSVTTILSHTRTKVMLFVLGIALFGSTIDVTNAEPFTLFLFASASKGVIVMSAAFLLLSIFIPRAWCRFFCPTGALIDFFRKEGKDIFPKKVTFQTHLIALVVAAIAVLIFLASSIFA; from the coding sequence ATGAGATTTTCAAACATAAGAGCTAAGTTTCCCCAGCTAATCGTATTGCTTGTAATTATATCTCTTATAGGAATCAGGAGCATTGAAAACAGCAGCAAGACCAAAGGACAAACAGTATTGGTAGCAAATAACGATATACTATCCTGCCTTAAAGAGATCGTACCGGAAGTAACCGCGATAGAAAATGATGGCGCAGAGCAATGGATCCTGAAAGACAAGAATAGCATTACTGTTGGTAAAGCAGTAATCGCACAGCAAACCACCAGCAAAATCATAGGCTATAGTGGGCCAATACCAATGGTTATTGCACTCGACAAGAACGATAATGTTAAAGCACTTGGGCTTCTTCCTAACGACGAAACCCCAAGTTTTATAGATGTAGTAGTAGCCAAAGGATTTCTAAAAAAATGGAATGGTCTTTCAGTCAACCAAGCAGTAGCTATGGACATGGATGCCGTATCTGGAGCAACCTATTCGTCTACAGCCATAAATGAAACTGTAAAACAGCGCTTAGCGGAATATAGCAAAGCCACAGCCGTTGCCCGCAAAGCCGATATAAAAATGATCGTAACCTATTGTTCTATTCTACTAGTACTGCTTTACGCCCTAGCCTTCTACTGTTTTCCTAAACAAATGAATAAGTACCGTATTACGCTGCTTATTCTGTCGATTGGCGTACTAGGAATAGCCTATGGTTCATTTCTATCCATAAAGCTAATCGGGGGATGGTTTATTCAAGGAGTATCTCTAAAAAACCAAATCATATTTGTAACCATGGCGATACTCGCCTTTATGCTCCCTTTCCTCTTTGGAAAGAACTTCTACTGCACCTACGTTTGCCCCTTTGGCGCTTCGCAAGAGTTGTTGGGAAAGATAAACCCTAAAAAGTTGGAATTACCCAAAAGCGTTACCACCATTTTAAGCCATACCCGCACCAAGGTCATGCTTTTTGTATTAGGCATAGCCTTATTTGGATCTACCATTGATGTTACCAATGCCGAACCCTTTACGCTATTTCTATTCGCATCAGCATCTAAGGGGGTAATCGTAATGTCTGCCGCATTTCTCCTTTTGTCAATATTCATTCCTCGCGCTTGGTGCCGATTCTTCTGCCCCACAGGTGCTCTTATCGACTTCTTCCGCAAAGAGGGTAAAGACATCTTTCCTAAGAAAGTAACCTTCCAAACCCACCTAATTGCACTTGTAGTCGCAGCAATTGCCGTACTAATCTTCCTTGCTTCCTCCATATTTGCATAA
- a CDS encoding DUF2007-related protein has protein sequence MSINNKLEPVEVFAGTAWQAEMVKSLLENAEIEAFIMDEIVGTLSPWYTSGGGAGAVKVFVSSLDYEKAKLVVADYEQNLQNKG, from the coding sequence ATGAGCATAAATAACAAATTAGAACCGGTTGAAGTTTTTGCAGGAACAGCATGGCAAGCCGAAATGGTTAAAAGCCTTCTTGAAAATGCCGAGATAGAAGCATTTATAATGGATGAAATAGTAGGAACTCTAAGCCCTTGGTATACATCAGGAGGTGGAGCCGGTGCTGTAAAGGTGTTTGTTTCGTCGCTTGATTACGAGAAAGCGAAGCTTGTTGTGGCCGATTACGAGCAGAATTTACAAAATAAAGGCTAA
- a CDS encoding OmpP1/FadL family transporter, with protein sequence MRKMILLLALASGAAAANAGGILTNSNQSAQYVRMLSRNASTEMDAVYYNPAGLTLLKDGFHLSFNNQFLFQKRTIENDYPYLNNNSYAGDVTTPIFPTFFAAYKKDNWAIFAGFGPTGGGGKATFNNGLPSFETEVANLPVLLSQKGIPTTMYTRDMAFDGTSVIYGGQLGASYKVNEWLSVSAGARLSYSKNTYDGYLRDIKINPISPANPSGGFISAPEFFKALATNAAGAAASLQPLIAGNAGGLTLQQAQAAGALTPAQVAQISGGLGSSYNPTMTIATIQATYTGISNAFNANAAKTADKYVDVKQTGTGVTPIIGVNLTPTSNINIGIRYEFATKLKIKNDTKIDGTGSYADGKETNSDLPAILAAGIDYKIIPDLKVSASLTHYFDKDANWDGKEKFITDNLYELAFGMEYNVTEKMLVSGGFLYVQTGAGQGYQSDISYSLSSHSVGFGTGYKVTNKLTLNMAMLYTQYVEGTRMINYTNVGSIKETYKKSNMGFSIGFDYHF encoded by the coding sequence ATGAGAAAAATGATCCTTTTGCTAGCGCTTGCTAGCGGAGCAGCAGCAGCCAATGCAGGTGGCATTCTAACCAATTCGAACCAAAGTGCGCAATACGTTCGTATGTTGTCGCGCAATGCATCAACCGAGATGGATGCCGTTTACTATAACCCTGCAGGACTGACACTTCTAAAAGATGGATTCCATCTCTCTTTCAACAACCAGTTTCTTTTTCAAAAACGAACTATTGAGAACGACTATCCCTACCTCAACAACAACAGCTATGCTGGCGATGTAACCACCCCCATCTTCCCAACCTTTTTTGCCGCTTACAAAAAAGACAACTGGGCAATCTTTGCCGGGTTCGGACCTACCGGAGGTGGAGGAAAAGCAACCTTCAACAACGGACTTCCTTCGTTCGAGACTGAAGTTGCCAACTTACCTGTTCTGCTAAGCCAAAAGGGTATTCCAACTACAATGTATACCCGAGACATGGCCTTCGACGGAACCTCTGTAATCTATGGCGGCCAGCTTGGAGCTAGTTACAAAGTAAACGAATGGCTAAGCGTATCGGCAGGGGCTCGCCTTTCCTACTCCAAAAACACCTACGACGGCTATCTGCGCGATATAAAGATCAACCCTATTAGCCCTGCAAACCCTTCTGGAGGCTTTATTAGCGCTCCCGAGTTCTTCAAAGCTTTGGCGACAAACGCTGCTGGTGCTGCAGCATCGCTACAGCCCCTAATTGCAGGTAATGCAGGAGGGCTAACGCTTCAGCAGGCGCAAGCAGCAGGAGCGCTTACCCCTGCTCAGGTTGCCCAAATATCAGGAGGTCTAGGCAGCAGCTACAACCCTACAATGACCATTGCAACAATCCAGGCCACCTATACCGGAATCAGCAATGCCTTTAACGCCAATGCGGCAAAAACAGCCGACAAGTACGTAGACGTTAAGCAAACAGGAACAGGAGTTACCCCAATTATCGGTGTAAACCTTACTCCTACAAGCAACATCAACATTGGTATTCGTTACGAATTTGCCACTAAACTCAAGATAAAGAACGATACTAAAATCGATGGAACTGGAAGTTACGCTGATGGGAAAGAAACCAACAGCGATCTTCCAGCAATTCTAGCAGCCGGTATCGACTACAAAATCATTCCTGATTTAAAGGTTTCTGCATCGCTAACCCACTACTTCGACAAGGATGCCAACTGGGATGGCAAGGAAAAGTTTATTACCGATAACCTTTACGAGTTGGCATTTGGTATGGAGTACAACGTTACCGAAAAAATGCTTGTAAGCGGGGGCTTCCTTTATGTACAAACAGGAGCTGGGCAAGGCTACCAATCGGACATTAGCTACAGCCTATCCTCGCACTCTGTTGGCTTCGGTACGGGATATAAGGTAACCAATAAGCTAACCTTGAATATGGCCATGCTCTACACACAGTACGTAGAGGGAACACGTATGATTAACTACACCAACGTAGGTAGCATTAAAGAAACCTACAAAAAGAGCAATATGGGATTCTCAATTGGGTTTGACTACCATTTCTAG
- a CDS encoding ROK family protein, with translation MRKYAIGADIGGSHISCAIIDLDSKNLVEGTFASEVVNNKAEATDILDSWAAAINQSLAHITAKELAGIGFAMPGPFDYEKGIALFTSQNDKFEKLHGINVVDELRKRLKIDSQSGIRFMNDATAFAVGEDWFGMGKAYTRTLSITLGTGFGSAFIANGIPVVEGNEVPEMGCVWHLPYKDDIADAYFSTRWCIKRYLELSGVEVSGVKQIADEAETNKIAKQVFIEFGNNLGELLAPWMNKFGAEALVIGGNISKAYRHFGESLEEALKANGCSTEVHRSELMEDAAFIGSARLFDEDFWKHVQPLLSKM, from the coding sequence ATGAGGAAGTATGCCATTGGGGCAGATATTGGAGGAAGTCATATAAGTTGCGCCATCATTGATTTAGACAGCAAAAACCTTGTTGAAGGGACATTTGCTTCCGAGGTGGTTAACAACAAAGCAGAAGCTACCGATATTCTTGACAGCTGGGCCGCAGCCATAAATCAGTCTTTGGCACACATTACTGCCAAAGAATTGGCCGGCATTGGTTTTGCAATGCCAGGACCTTTTGACTACGAAAAAGGGATTGCCCTTTTCACTTCTCAAAATGACAAGTTTGAGAAGCTTCACGGAATTAATGTTGTTGATGAGCTACGTAAACGACTAAAAATCGACTCCCAAAGCGGAATTCGGTTTATGAACGATGCCACAGCCTTTGCCGTTGGCGAAGATTGGTTTGGCATGGGTAAAGCATACACCCGTACGCTATCTATAACCCTTGGTACTGGCTTTGGATCAGCCTTTATTGCCAATGGAATTCCGGTAGTAGAAGGAAACGAGGTTCCCGAAATGGGCTGCGTTTGGCATTTACCATACAAAGACGATATCGCAGATGCTTACTTCTCTACAAGGTGGTGTATTAAACGCTACCTCGAGCTAAGCGGAGTTGAAGTAAGCGGCGTAAAACAAATTGCCGACGAGGCAGAAACTAACAAAATTGCCAAACAGGTATTTATCGAGTTTGGCAACAACCTAGGAGAACTTCTAGCACCTTGGATGAACAAGTTTGGAGCAGAAGCACTTGTCATTGGAGGTAATATTTCAAAGGCTTACAGGCACTTTGGAGAATCGCTGGAGGAGGCTCTTAAGGCTAACGGTTGTTCAACAGAGGTTCATAGATCCGAGCTAATGGAGGATGCTGCATTTATTGGTAGCGCTCGCCTTTTCGACGAAGATTTTTGGAAACATGTACAGCCGCTTCTTTCTAAGATGTAA
- the rarD gene encoding EamA family transporter RarD: protein MQAKTITAISSKHRGNAGIIYPIAAYFIWGILPIYWKVMKQIPSGDILAHRIFWSFVFLAAIISSMKRWSEFRQAFSNTKSILAVTVAAILISANWLIYIWAVNNNHIVEASLGYYINPLLTILLGIVVLREKSDIWQIIAIILALFGVGLLTYQFGQVPWVAISLAISFACYSLVKKLSSLSPLTGLAAETMVVAPLALGYLYMQVSGTAATYSNLSYGMILMILLTGVVTSVPLLLFAQGTKRVSLTTLGFVQYLSPSLSLIIGIFIYNEPFTLAYQISFGLIWIALAIYTFSRKDVLSKLRRNV, encoded by the coding sequence ATGCAAGCTAAAACAATAACAGCAATCTCTTCCAAGCATCGTGGGAATGCAGGCATCATATATCCAATAGCGGCATATTTTATTTGGGGAATACTGCCCATATACTGGAAGGTAATGAAGCAGATTCCGTCAGGAGATATTCTTGCACATCGTATTTTTTGGTCCTTTGTTTTTCTTGCAGCGATCATAAGCAGCATGAAACGTTGGAGTGAATTTCGTCAAGCCTTTTCGAATACGAAAAGTATACTAGCAGTAACAGTCGCAGCTATACTAATTAGCGCCAATTGGTTAATATACATCTGGGCCGTAAACAATAACCATATTGTAGAAGCGAGCTTAGGATACTACATCAACCCGCTACTTACCATCCTTTTAGGGATAGTAGTTTTACGCGAAAAAAGCGATATTTGGCAAATAATAGCCATTATCCTTGCTCTGTTTGGCGTTGGCTTGCTCACCTACCAATTTGGACAAGTGCCTTGGGTTGCCATTTCGCTGGCCATTTCGTTTGCATGTTACAGTTTGGTAAAAAAACTTTCTAGCCTATCTCCGTTAACCGGATTAGCAGCCGAAACTATGGTAGTAGCACCTTTAGCACTAGGATACCTTTACATGCAGGTAAGCGGAACTGCAGCTACCTACAGCAATCTTTCGTACGGAATGATTCTGATGATACTTCTCACAGGGGTTGTTACCTCTGTTCCTCTGCTTCTTTTTGCTCAAGGAACCAAACGAGTGTCGCTTACCACATTAGGATTTGTACAATACCTTTCGCCAAGCTTAAGCCTTATAATTGGCATCTTCATCTATAACGAACCTTTTACGCTGGCCTACCAAATCAGCTTTGGGCTTATCTGGATAGCGCTTGCCATCTATACCTTCTCACGAAAGGATGTGCTTTCTAAGCTTCGAAGGAATGTCTAA
- a CDS encoding XylR family transcriptional regulator translates to MKKYRVALFFDLSRQYDRDVIQGILNFSNEIQKWEFFYEAPHYLEKEETKRQIKKIIRWQPDGIIARGNPGWEKLLSLKKPIIISPHYERIAGVTNIYCENEMIGEMVASEFIHKGFRNFSFFGDSHFYWSTERQIAFERAIKGDENRNYVPIPNEIASLHWEDRPAALAKWLADQKLPLAIMAASDEYSQLLVEAIHIANLKIPSDVSIIGVDNDRFICELSNPTLSSVDQDAERSGYLSAKTLHQMMLSNSLIADPIISYPRMIVRRKSSDEYAIADENVHNAITFIKKNAPKRDITVEEVVNATRLSRRSLELRFDSLLNQTIHDFICMVRIENVCNLLDNSEKTIKEIAFHLNFNSVENLSRLFKRVMGCTPSEFRKNKK, encoded by the coding sequence ATGAAAAAGTACCGAGTTGCCCTATTTTTCGATTTGTCGCGCCAGTACGACCGCGATGTTATTCAGGGCATCCTCAACTTTTCGAACGAGATACAAAAGTGGGAGTTCTTCTACGAGGCACCTCACTATCTTGAGAAAGAAGAGACTAAGCGCCAAATCAAGAAGATAATCCGTTGGCAACCCGATGGCATCATTGCCCGCGGAAATCCTGGTTGGGAGAAGCTTCTTTCGCTTAAGAAACCAATAATTATTTCGCCGCACTACGAGCGCATTGCTGGCGTTACCAACATCTACTGCGAAAACGAGATGATTGGCGAAATGGTTGCATCCGAGTTTATCCACAAGGGATTTCGCAACTTCTCATTCTTCGGTGACAGCCATTTCTACTGGTCAACAGAACGACAGATAGCCTTCGAAAGGGCTATTAAAGGAGACGAAAACCGAAACTATGTCCCTATTCCCAACGAAATAGCATCATTGCACTGGGAGGATCGCCCCGCTGCACTTGCAAAATGGCTTGCAGACCAGAAGCTACCTCTTGCTATAATGGCTGCCTCCGATGAGTACAGTCAGCTGCTTGTTGAGGCCATTCACATCGCCAACCTAAAGATACCGAGCGATGTCTCTATAATTGGCGTCGATAACGACCGATTTATCTGCGAGCTAAGCAACCCAACCCTCTCTAGTGTCGATCAAGATGCCGAACGCAGCGGTTACCTTAGCGCAAAAACGCTCCATCAAATGATGCTAAGCAACTCGCTAATTGCCGATCCAATCATTTCGTACCCGCGCATGATTGTACGACGAAAATCATCGGACGAGTATGCAATTGCTGACGAAAACGTACACAACGCAATAACCTTCATAAAAAAGAATGCACCTAAGCGTGACATCACGGTAGAGGAAGTTGTTAATGCGACACGCCTCTCTCGCCGATCTCTCGAGCTGCGTTTTGATAGTTTGCTCAATCAAACCATTCACGACTTCATTTGCATGGTTCGCATCGAAAACGTTTGCAACCTTTTAGACAATAGCGAAAAAACCATCAAAGAAATCGCTTTCCATCTCAATTTCAACAGTGTAGAAAACTTAAGTAGGCTCTTTAAAAGAGTTATGGGCTGCACTCCATCCGAATTTCGTAAGAACAAAAAGTAA